One segment of Methylotenera versatilis 79 DNA contains the following:
- a CDS encoding cell division protein ZapA: MSIARSIDLTIMGREFTVSCTDEERAGLLEAVSYLDKKMHDIRDTGKVIGIERIAMMAALNLSHELLHTKTGDVDIGDYKRRISAMQNQIDDAMTDQTKLL, translated from the coding sequence ATGAGTATCGCGAGATCAATCGATTTAACCATTATGGGACGTGAATTTACCGTTTCATGCACGGATGAAGAGCGCGCAGGTTTGCTTGAGGCAGTGAGTTATTTAGATAAAAAAATGCACGATATTCGTGATACTGGAAAAGTAATTGGTATTGAACGTATTGCGATGATGGCCGCGCTAAATTTGTCGCACGAATTGCTGCATACCAAGACTGGCGATGTTGACATCGGCGATTATAAGCGTAGGATTAGTGCCATGCAGAATCAAATTGACGATGCAATGACTGATCAAACAAAGCTGTTATAA
- a CDS encoding tyrosine-type recombinase/integrase: protein MSATLSNGKRIRKSSGSEIREEAEALLAKIKLDSYRAIHFGIKAERSWQEAVVRYLEIKARLRSYRDVKRICLNLHPYLGNLMLNQINGDIVWLIIEGEFKKGNKPATVNRYLAALRGLLRMARDEWQWIDHIPKIRMLTGEVERDRWLTRDEADSLLAVCPPHLAAVVNFALATGCRAREILGLEWNRVDLNRNTAWLNQTKNGTPRGVPLNKSAVKVLSDQVGKHAKFCFTYNGEPIRYNITNHAWITALKKAGLEDFRFHDLRHTWASWHRQAGTSCDELKELGGWKTRSMVDRYAKFATEHLAHAASRLDIGSRHNVIELSQFGHSHQEKKGLTVKLNPF from the coding sequence ATCAGTGCAACACTCTCAAACGGCAAAAGAATACGCAAGAGTTCTGGGTCTGAAATCCGAGAAGAGGCCGAAGCCCTTCTAGCTAAAATTAAGTTAGATTCGTATCGTGCAATTCATTTTGGTATAAAGGCTGAACGCTCTTGGCAGGAAGCTGTTGTAAGGTATCTCGAAATTAAAGCAAGGCTTAGAAGTTATCGTGATGTAAAACGGATTTGTCTGAATTTACATCCCTATTTAGGAAACCTGATGCTTAATCAAATTAATGGCGACATTGTTTGGTTGATCATTGAGGGTGAATTTAAAAAGGGAAATAAACCAGCAACCGTAAATCGATACTTAGCTGCTTTACGTGGATTATTGCGTATGGCGCGTGACGAATGGCAATGGATAGATCATATCCCTAAAATTCGCATGTTAACTGGCGAGGTGGAACGCGATAGATGGCTAACAAGAGATGAAGCAGATAGTTTGTTAGCTGTTTGCCCACCTCACCTAGCAGCCGTTGTGAACTTTGCTTTAGCGACAGGATGCCGCGCTCGGGAAATTCTTGGTTTGGAATGGAATAGAGTTGATCTAAATCGAAATACGGCTTGGCTCAATCAAACTAAGAATGGCACACCGAGAGGGGTTCCATTAAATAAAAGTGCAGTTAAGGTTTTATCAGATCAAGTTGGGAAACACGCGAAATTTTGTTTTACTTATAACGGTGAACCGATTCGTTACAACATCACGAATCATGCTTGGATCACAGCACTTAAGAAAGCAGGATTAGAGGATTTTAGATTTCACGACTTGCGTCACACTTGGGCTTCTTGGCATCGTCAAGCTGGTACAAGTTGTGATGAACTGAAAGAACTAGGTGGTTGGAAAACGCGATCAATGGTTGATCGGTATGCTAAATTTGCAACAGAACATCTTGCACATGCAGCTAGTCGATTGGATATTGGTTCTCGTCACAATGTGATTGAATTGTCACAATTTGGTCACAGTCATCAAGAAAAAAAGGGCTTAACAGTTAAGTTAAACCCTTTTTAA
- a CDS encoding helix-turn-helix domain-containing protein, with the protein MKDNDLPLPVVRCLSKEEAAKYLGIGVTLLSELDIPIIKFGRRSVYDVIDLDLWLEEYKQRGRAGKETLWLVKPESTGEMVHLIGGSVQHSQTAKEYARVLGLKSEKRPKPF; encoded by the coding sequence ATGAAAGATAACGACTTGCCTTTGCCTGTTGTGCGTTGTCTTTCTAAAGAAGAGGCGGCTAAATATTTGGGTATTGGAGTTACTTTATTAAGTGAACTGGATATTCCAATCATTAAGTTTGGTCGTCGATCCGTTTATGACGTGATTGACTTGGATCTTTGGTTAGAGGAATATAAGCAGCGAGGGCGAGCCGGAAAGGAAACATTATGGCTCGTGAAACCGGAATCTACAGGAGAGATGGTTCACCTTATTGGTGGATCAGTGCAACACTCTCAAACGGCAAAAGAATACGCAAGAGTTCTGGGTCTGAAATCCGAGAAGAGGCCGAAGCCCTTCTAG
- the cobC gene encoding alpha-ribazole phosphatase, whose amino-acid sequence MKLTLIRHTRLQIAPGICYGQSDIDVAATFIEESEKTKTKLADMAFDAVYSSPLQRCEKLAHSLNIGVPMLDIRLKELHFGDWELHAWDAIPREHFDVWAQNYAQTAPPNGETFSQLQVRGVDFLNEILSSHSAENIAIVTHGGMIRALLAHVLNMPLKGLFRFNIDYGSITQLEFGDAQSGAVPKINFVNL is encoded by the coding sequence ATGAAATTAACATTGATTCGCCACACGCGTTTACAGATTGCACCTGGCATTTGTTATGGACAAAGCGATATCGATGTAGCCGCCACATTTATTGAAGAGTCTGAAAAAACTAAAACAAAACTAGCTGACATGGCATTTGATGCGGTTTATAGCAGCCCGTTACAGCGATGCGAAAAGTTAGCCCATTCGCTGAATATCGGCGTTCCGATGCTGGATATTCGTCTAAAAGAACTACATTTTGGCGATTGGGAATTACATGCCTGGGATGCGATTCCACGTGAACATTTCGATGTGTGGGCGCAAAATTATGCCCAAACTGCACCACCAAACGGTGAGACTTTTAGCCAATTACAAGTGCGTGGAGTCGATTTTTTGAATGAAATCTTAAGCAGTCATTCTGCAGAAAATATTGCAATCGTGACGCATGGCGGCATGATACGCGCCCTGCTTGCGCATGTATTAAACATGCCGCTGAAAGGTTTATTTCGCTTTAATATTGATTACGGCAGTATCACGCAACTGGAGTTTGGCGATGCTCAATCAGGTGCTGTGCCTAAAATTAATTTTGTGAATCTTTAA
- the cobT gene encoding nicotinate-nucleotide--dimethylbenzimidazole phosphoribosyltransferase, with product MNRFKITPLNSHLESTALQASLLQKIQQKTKPIGALGELENLALQIGLIQNTLTPQLNNPTILVFAADHGIANQGVSAYPQAVTAQMVINFLQGGAAINVFAKQNNMTLRVIDAGVNHTFAPDIQILNTLIDAKIDYGTHNFLVEPAMSLTQCEQAIAKGAALAKAEIDNGCNVLGFGEMGIGNTSSASCLMSLLCAIPIGQCVGRGTGLDDAGVEHKTAILRQAIQQHALNGQDAIQTLATFGGFEIAMMTGAMLSAAEHKTLLIIDGFIATAALLVAYNLQPNILDYCVFAHCSNETAHRQMLDYLKAKPLLNLNLRLGEGSGAALAYPLIEAAVNFLNEMASFASAGVSESIGESAHESIDSQLERTT from the coding sequence ATGAATCGATTTAAAATTACGCCATTAAATAGTCATTTAGAATCAACTGCATTGCAAGCCTCTCTACTACAAAAAATCCAGCAAAAAACCAAGCCGATTGGCGCGCTGGGTGAATTAGAAAATCTCGCACTGCAAATCGGATTAATCCAAAACACGCTCACACCACAATTAAATAATCCTACTATTTTGGTATTCGCGGCAGATCATGGCATCGCCAATCAAGGCGTCAGCGCTTATCCGCAGGCGGTGACTGCGCAAATGGTCATCAATTTTTTGCAAGGCGGCGCGGCGATTAATGTATTCGCCAAACAAAATAACATGACCTTACGCGTGATCGATGCAGGCGTGAATCACACTTTTGCGCCTGATATCCAAATACTTAACACTTTAATTGATGCAAAAATTGACTATGGAACACATAACTTTTTAGTTGAACCAGCGATGAGTTTAACGCAATGTGAGCAGGCAATCGCAAAAGGTGCGGCACTGGCAAAAGCCGAAATAGATAACGGCTGCAATGTGCTGGGTTTTGGTGAAATGGGCATTGGCAACACCTCATCCGCCAGTTGCTTAATGAGTCTGTTATGCGCCATACCGATTGGGCAATGTGTCGGTCGTGGCACAGGTTTGGATGATGCAGGCGTTGAGCATAAAACGGCTATTTTGAGACAGGCAATTCAACAGCACGCCTTAAACGGACAAGATGCTATACAGACTTTAGCGACTTTTGGCGGTTTTGAAATTGCCATGATGACAGGCGCAATGCTAAGTGCCGCTGAACATAAAACACTGTTAATCATTGATGGCTTTATTGCAACGGCGGCCTTATTAGTCGCTTACAATTTGCAACCCAATATCTTGGATTATTGTGTATTTGCGCATTGCTCCAACGAAACCGCGCACCGCCAAATGTTAGATTATTTAAAAGCAAAACCTCTGCTAAATCTTAATTTACGATTAGGCGAAGGATCTGGTGCGGCATTGGCTTATCCATTGATTGAAGCAGCGGTTAATTTTTTAAATGAAATGGCCAGCTTCGCCAGTGCAGGCGTCAGTGAAAGTATTGGTGAAAGTGCGCATGAAAGTATTGATAGCCAGCTTGAGAGGACGACTTAA
- the cobU gene encoding bifunctional adenosylcobinamide kinase/adenosylcobinamide-phosphate guanylyltransferase, whose product MNKVTLVLGGARSGKSSYAEKLAIESGLPVTYIATAQVYDDEFKQRIALHQQSRPSHWKTLEVHHHLADALVNEAKPNTCVIVDCLTLWLAQCICPECVPPENVKDTAKFWQDTRKDFLDILPKLEGNIILVSNEVGMGVVPLGAINRQFQDEQGRLNQAIAQQAHEVVFIAAGLPLKLKSA is encoded by the coding sequence ATGAATAAAGTAACGCTGGTTTTAGGTGGTGCACGTTCTGGTAAAAGTAGCTATGCTGAAAAGTTGGCGATTGAATCTGGCTTGCCAGTGACTTATATCGCCACTGCACAAGTTTACGATGATGAATTTAAGCAGCGTATTGCATTGCATCAGCAAAGCCGCCCATCACATTGGAAAACACTAGAAGTGCATCATCATCTTGCAGATGCGCTAGTAAATGAAGCCAAACCAAACACTTGTGTGATTGTCGATTGTTTAACATTATGGTTGGCGCAATGTATTTGCCCAGAGTGTGTGCCGCCTGAAAATGTGAAAGATACCGCTAAATTTTGGCAAGATACACGCAAGGATTTTCTGGATATTTTGCCGAAACTAGAAGGCAACATTATTTTAGTGAGTAATGAAGTCGGTATGGGAGTCGTACCTTTGGGGGCAATTAATCGTCAGTTTCAGGATGAGCAAGGCAGGTTGAATCAAGCAATTGCTCAACAGGCGCATGAAGTAGTATTTATTGCAGCAGGTTTGCCGCTTAAACTAAAAAGCGCTTAA
- the lysM gene encoding peptidoglycan-binding protein LysM, with protein sequence MGMFSFIKEAGEKLFGIGEAKAAEEVAKKAPTPVNVDAANKAAADAIAAYVAKMNLTAQDLTIGFDGASGTVIVQGMADTQETKEKILLCCGNVKGVEHVQDQLGVIEAEAEPQFYTVVSGDTLSKVAKQFYGNANAYMKIFEANKPMLSHPDKIYPGQSLRIPPQ encoded by the coding sequence ATGGGAATGTTTTCATTTATTAAAGAAGCTGGTGAAAAACTATTTGGTATTGGCGAAGCAAAAGCCGCTGAAGAAGTCGCAAAAAAAGCACCAACACCTGTAAACGTAGACGCAGCCAATAAAGCCGCGGCTGATGCGATTGCAGCTTATGTTGCCAAAATGAATTTAACCGCACAAGATTTAACGATTGGTTTTGATGGCGCATCTGGCACGGTGATTGTGCAAGGTATGGCGGATACGCAAGAAACCAAAGAGAAAATCTTATTATGCTGTGGCAATGTAAAAGGTGTTGAGCATGTGCAGGATCAATTAGGCGTGATAGAAGCAGAAGCTGAGCCACAATTTTATACGGTTGTTAGTGGTGATACTTTGTCAAAAGTCGCTAAACAATTTTATGGCAACGCGAATGCGTACATGAAAATTTTTGAAGCAAATAAGCCAATGTTAAGCCATCCTGATAAAATTTATCCAGGTCAATCTTTACGTATTCCACCGCAGTAA
- a CDS encoding TonB-dependent receptor, with translation MKQSIIVSLVGLAITSPLFAAENINLDDVTVKANRFERKDTETTYASEIHTAKQIEDSGVTTLYDYLAQQTSLNVSPNIGNRATPAINLRGFGTENGYQNVVITIDGQRLNNIDLSPALLAGIPLGNVERIEIAKGSGSVLYGDGATAGAIQIYTKNKTGISLSSSLGNFGQKNSLITAGISEQYIDLSASLSHDSNDGFSKKDVTGHKDQFTSNSQNVKLKIKPTEDLRFFAEGTSSRNDIRYVNTLTKAQFRDNPRQSGPFPYTHQSFNSDQWRIGTEFNITKNIQISAFHYQEDKYSDFISAFPSTANYNYDSNEVNLTYKNEFLNAIVGYQNFDGERKSVRAFGTPKDTSTKDNYAFFAQAEYRIDNLTLSAGGRNENVKYKISPIGGPIDKASNDIDAWDIGANYRINNEVSVFTNYNLAYQAPDLDRLYDFFGGGFNGFIDPAKVKTLNVGLNHVVENNRLKLNVFHAKLDNEIYLDPTLGFFGTNSNIDKSSKYGFEVQDYFKFNQNLNASVIYNYTRAIIDKDVTLSNATVRNKDLPGVPKHTIVANLNYHFYEHANLNLNHTWRSKAYSFKDFQNNLDQKQDDYNSTSIALNYQYKNLNFFTSITNLFEEENSIQIADDSIYPVDFVRTWRVGMRADF, from the coding sequence ATGAAACAGTCTATTATTGTCAGCTTAGTCGGCTTGGCAATCACTTCTCCACTTTTTGCCGCTGAAAATATTAATTTAGATGACGTGACCGTTAAAGCGAATCGCTTTGAGCGCAAAGATACCGAAACCACTTATGCTTCAGAAATTCATACTGCGAAGCAAATTGAGGACTCTGGTGTTACGACACTTTATGACTATCTAGCGCAGCAAACGTCACTAAATGTGTCACCTAACATCGGTAATCGAGCTACTCCAGCGATTAATTTACGTGGTTTTGGTACCGAAAATGGCTATCAAAATGTAGTCATAACTATTGATGGTCAGCGTCTAAATAATATTGACTTATCTCCCGCTCTACTCGCTGGTATCCCTCTTGGCAATGTTGAGCGTATTGAGATTGCTAAAGGTAGCGGTTCTGTACTTTATGGTGATGGGGCGACTGCTGGTGCAATTCAAATTTACACTAAAAATAAAACGGGCATCTCATTAAGTAGTTCATTAGGTAATTTCGGTCAAAAGAACTCATTAATTACTGCTGGGATTTCAGAGCAATATATTGATTTGTCTGCGAGTTTATCGCATGACAGTAATGATGGTTTTAGTAAAAAAGATGTTACAGGGCACAAAGACCAATTTACCAGCAACAGCCAAAACGTAAAACTGAAAATTAAGCCCACTGAAGATTTGCGTTTTTTTGCAGAAGGTACAAGTTCACGTAATGATATTAGATACGTAAACACACTTACTAAAGCTCAGTTTAGAGACAATCCAAGACAAAGTGGCCCATTTCCTTATACTCACCAATCATTTAATAGTGACCAATGGCGAATTGGAACTGAATTCAATATTACAAAAAATATACAAATTAGTGCATTCCATTACCAAGAAGATAAATACTCAGATTTTATTTCTGCATTTCCATCTACAGCTAATTATAACTACGACTCGAACGAAGTAAATCTAACCTATAAAAATGAGTTTTTAAATGCAATTGTAGGTTATCAAAATTTTGATGGTGAAAGAAAATCTGTAAGAGCTTTTGGTACACCTAAAGACACATCGACTAAAGATAATTATGCGTTCTTTGCCCAAGCTGAATATCGTATTGATAATTTAACGTTATCAGCAGGTGGTAGAAACGAAAATGTTAAATATAAGATATCTCCCATAGGTGGACCTATTGATAAAGCATCAAATGATATCGACGCATGGGACATTGGCGCAAATTATCGTATCAATAATGAAGTCAGTGTTTTTACAAACTACAATCTTGCGTATCAAGCGCCTGACCTTGATCGTTTATATGATTTTTTTGGGGGTGGCTTTAATGGGTTTATTGATCCTGCTAAAGTTAAAACGCTTAATGTCGGTTTAAATCATGTTGTTGAGAATAATCGTTTAAAACTAAATGTATTTCATGCGAAATTAGACAATGAAATTTACTTAGATCCAACACTTGGATTTTTTGGTACAAACTCAAATATTGATAAATCATCAAAATATGGCTTTGAAGTACAAGATTACTTTAAATTTAATCAAAATTTAAATGCTAGCGTAATTTATAACTATACTCGCGCAATTATTGATAAAGACGTTACACTTAGTAATGCAACTGTTAGAAATAAAGACTTACCAGGAGTGCCGAAACATACCATAGTTGCCAATTTGAACTATCATTTTTATGAGCATGCCAATTTAAATCTTAACCATACATGGCGTTCAAAAGCCTATTCATTTAAAGACTTTCAAAACAATTTGGATCAAAAGCAGGATGACTACAACTCAACTAGCATCGCACTAAATTATCAGTACAAGAATTTGAATTTCTTTACATCAATTACTAATTTGTTTGAAGAAGAGAACTCAATTCAAATTGCTGATGACTCAATCTATCCTGTCGATTTCGTGCGTACTTGGCGCGTTGGAATGCGCGCAGATTTTTAA
- a CDS encoding EVE domain-containing protein, with product MRYWLMKSEPTDVSIDDLATMPNQTVDWYGVRNYQARNFMRDQMQIGDGVLFYHSNCEMPGIAGIAEVSSLAYPDRLQFIKSHKYFDEKATPETPRWFNVDVKLVRKTRLLSLKELRETPKLENLRILQRGNRLSITPVEAQDWRYILELLNT from the coding sequence ATGCGTTATTGGTTGATGAAGTCAGAACCGACAGATGTATCGATTGACGATTTGGCCACGATGCCGAATCAAACAGTCGATTGGTATGGTGTGCGCAATTATCAAGCGCGTAATTTTATGCGCGACCAAATGCAGATTGGCGATGGCGTACTGTTTTACCACTCCAATTGCGAAATGCCAGGTATCGCAGGCATTGCAGAAGTGAGCAGCTTGGCTTATCCCGACCGATTACAATTTATAAAAAGTCACAAATATTTTGATGAGAAAGCCACGCCAGAAACACCGCGCTGGTTTAATGTGGATGTAAAACTAGTGCGCAAAACACGTTTATTGAGCTTAAAAGAGTTGCGTGAAACGCCAAAACTAGAAAACTTACGCATCTTACAACGTGGCAATCGCTTATCCATTACGCCTGTGGAGGCACAGGATTGGCGATATATTTTAGAATTACTTAACACATAA
- a CDS encoding RNA-binding S4 domain-containing protein, translated as METSTFELKGEFIALCDLLKTTGIADSGGQGKAFVADGIVLVDGAIELRKTAKIRAGQTVECFDNKISVIAAT; from the coding sequence ATGGAAACCAGCACATTTGAATTAAAAGGCGAGTTTATTGCGCTGTGCGATTTGCTTAAAACGACTGGTATCGCCGATAGCGGCGGGCAAGGTAAAGCGTTTGTTGCAGACGGTATTGTGTTAGTAGACGGTGCGATTGAATTGCGTAAAACCGCCAAAATCCGCGCAGGGCAAACGGTGGAATGTTTCGACAATAAAATTTCGGTGATTGCAGCGACTTAA
- a CDS encoding adenosylcobinamide-GDP ribazoletransferase, with amino-acid sequence MQKEWQYFLLALGFFTRIPVPNFAHFQESDLNHSAKYFPLVGIFVGLIGAVFFYAGSLVFPQTIAVLISMAATIYLTGAFHEDGLADSADGIGGGWEREQILTIMQDSRLGTYGAVALFLMLMAKFQTLNSLNPILIPLTLITGHALSRLWAVWLMAALSYAKPVGKAKPLATQLSKRDLVIANIFGLLPFLGIVGMLIVSDHSHLNIAHYILMSLLPSLIVWLWWRAKLEKNLGGYTGDTLGAIQQLTELAFYLGVLAWSLKTLN; translated from the coding sequence ATGCAAAAAGAATGGCAATATTTCTTATTGGCTTTAGGTTTTTTCACGCGCATTCCTGTGCCTAATTTTGCCCATTTTCAAGAATCAGACTTAAATCATTCCGCCAAATATTTTCCGCTTGTTGGTATTTTTGTCGGCTTGATTGGTGCTGTTTTCTTTTACGCAGGCAGCCTAGTCTTTCCGCAAACTATCGCCGTATTAATCAGCATGGCAGCCACTATTTACCTCACTGGTGCGTTTCATGAAGATGGCTTAGCAGATAGCGCAGATGGCATTGGCGGCGGGTGGGAGCGTGAGCAAATACTCACTATCATGCAAGATTCGCGATTAGGCACTTATGGCGCAGTGGCATTATTTTTAATGTTGATGGCTAAATTTCAAACGCTTAATAGTCTTAACCCCATTTTAATTCCACTCACCTTAATCACAGGGCACGCTTTGAGTCGTTTATGGGCGGTATGGTTAATGGCGGCTTTAAGTTATGCCAAACCTGTAGGTAAAGCTAAACCATTAGCGACACAACTAAGCAAGCGCGATTTAGTCATTGCGAACATCTTTGGCTTATTACCATTTTTAGGCATTGTTGGCATGCTAATTGTGAGTGATCACTCACATTTAAACATCGCTCATTATATTTTAATGTCACTCTTACCAAGCTTGATTGTGTGGCTTTGGTGGCGCGCAAAACTGGAAAAGAACTTAGGCGGATACACAGGCGATACTTTAGGCGCCATCCAGCAATTAACAGAACTGGCCTTCTATTTAGGCGTATTGGCTTGGTCGCTTAAAACATTAAATTAA
- a CDS encoding DUF2237 family protein, whose translation MARNVLGTTLQTCGLDPVTGFTRNGCCETGPEDSGSHTVCAQMTDEFLAYSISRGNDLSTPRPEYGFEGLVAGDRWCVCAARWLEASEAGFAPPVVLEACHEKCLEIVSLADLKYHELR comes from the coding sequence ATGGCGCGTAACGTATTAGGCACAACTCTGCAAACTTGTGGTTTAGATCCTGTAACCGGCTTTACCCGCAATGGATGTTGTGAAACGGGACCTGAAGACAGTGGAAGCCACACGGTTTGTGCGCAAATGACGGATGAGTTTTTAGCCTATTCAATTTCGCGCGGTAACGATTTAAGTACGCCAAGACCTGAATATGGTTTTGAAGGGTTGGTCGCTGGTGACCGTTGGTGCGTATGCGCAGCGCGATGGTTAGAAGCAAGTGAAGCTGGTTTTGCACCGCCAGTGGTTCTAGAAGCGTGTCATGAGAAATGTTTGGAAATTGTCAGTCTGGCTGATTTGAAATATCACGAATTGCGTTAA
- a CDS encoding replication initiation factor: MPSNTATNNSNNINLIKFLRFGVDSLYISYQGEIFESVDEKLSKLKLLARSDNQGQQAKAQYKIGDHLFEVKDKGTSMFAYILEDNAFRIQLSRPKKSVPMAYVKVSSEYLTYKTPADAEKSINNILTELGVLQSSANVSRIDLYVDFVSHQNMEAWTREAWVTRAGSISSYAINKQFTGWAIGMGGVIGARLYNKLFEITTSNKGYLIPLWEAAGRLVNEPVWRLEFEFKRDFLSQKDLIPLKDALANLNGLWSYATTEWLKLTTPNANDDTRARWPVHPMWQQLATLDWETNDSPLKSRFNNQRTPNHEAVMDRGLSAFTTWMACNAKDDPDTAFRQFCDALAIHISDKANKFNLHVDEMIMSKVAYKARLFNTLNTNPQEEYLSFNSDAYRRASDGE, translated from the coding sequence GTGCCTAGTAACACAGCTACTAATAACAGCAATAATATAAATTTAATTAAGTTTTTAAGATTTGGAGTTGATAGTCTTTATATCTCTTATCAAGGTGAAATCTTTGAAAGTGTAGATGAGAAATTATCCAAGCTTAAACTATTAGCTAGATCAGACAATCAAGGTCAACAAGCCAAAGCCCAATACAAGATAGGCGATCATCTATTTGAGGTCAAAGATAAAGGCACTTCGATGTTTGCCTATATCCTCGAAGACAATGCGTTCAGAATTCAGCTATCACGACCTAAAAAATCAGTACCGATGGCTTATGTCAAAGTATCTAGTGAATACCTCACTTACAAAACACCAGCCGATGCAGAAAAGTCGATTAATAATATTCTCACTGAACTAGGCGTCTTACAGTCTTCTGCCAATGTCAGTCGTATTGATCTGTACGTGGACTTTGTATCGCATCAGAACATGGAAGCATGGACACGAGAAGCATGGGTCACACGTGCTGGCTCTATCAGTTCCTATGCCATTAATAAACAGTTCACTGGCTGGGCAATTGGCATGGGTGGGGTCATTGGTGCTAGGTTATATAACAAGCTATTTGAAATTACTACCAGCAACAAAGGCTATCTGATTCCCTTATGGGAAGCTGCTGGAAGACTAGTTAATGAACCTGTCTGGCGATTAGAGTTTGAGTTTAAGCGTGATTTTTTAAGCCAGAAAGATTTAATCCCACTTAAAGATGCATTAGCCAATTTAAACGGCTTATGGTCTTACGCCACTACTGAATGGTTAAAACTTACTACTCCTAATGCAAACGATGATACTCGCGCCAGATGGCCTGTTCATCCGATGTGGCAGCAACTCGCAACACTCGATTGGGAAACCAACGATTCACCACTTAAGAGTCGTTTTAATAATCAACGTACACCAAACCATGAAGCAGTCATGGATCGCGGCTTAAGTGCTTTTACCACATGGATGGCGTGTAATGCCAAAGATGATCCAGATACCGCCTTTCGACAATTCTGTGACGCTCTAGCAATCCATATATCCGATAAGGCCAATAAGTTTAATTTGCATGTCGATGAAATGATCATGAGTAAGGTGGCTTACAAAGCGAGGTTGTTTAATACCTTAAACACCAACCCTCAAGAAGAATACTTATCGTTTAACTCTGACGCTTATCGTCGCGCCTCTGACGGTGAATAA
- the bluB gene encoding 5,6-dimethylbenzimidazole synthase: MSNSHAYSPAEQAAIYKVIAERRDMRHFLSTAVAPEVLQKILQAAHHAPSVGLMQPWRFIHITDNQLRKSIHQLVDIERIKTSQAIGEFENTATGFVHNGFDAKSAEFLRLKVEGILECGELLIATLCNNREQHIFGRRTIPEMDIASVSCAIQNMWLASRAEGLGMGWVSLFDPIQLAQLLQIPEDATPIAILCLGHVSSFYKAPMLVETGWAKEKPLSEMLMENSWKTNGSQGDNLSEMGSKNE, from the coding sequence ATGTCTAATTCTCACGCATACAGCCCAGCGGAACAAGCCGCAATTTATAAAGTCATTGCTGAACGGCGTGACATGCGACATTTTCTATCAACAGCTGTTGCGCCTGAGGTTTTGCAGAAAATTCTGCAAGCTGCGCACCACGCACCTAGCGTCGGTTTAATGCAGCCTTGGCGATTTATCCATATTACTGATAATCAATTGCGTAAGAGCATTCATCAATTGGTCGATATTGAGCGCATTAAAACATCACAGGCCATTGGCGAGTTTGAAAATACAGCGACTGGGTTTGTTCATAATGGGTTTGATGCTAAAAGTGCTGAATTTTTACGCTTAAAAGTTGAGGGTATTTTAGAGTGTGGCGAGTTGTTAATTGCTACGCTCTGTAATAATCGTGAGCAACATATTTTTGGCCGCCGTACCATACCAGAAATGGATATTGCATCGGTGAGTTGTGCAATTCAGAATATGTGGCTTGCATCACGCGCGGAAGGATTAGGTATGGGCTGGGTGTCGCTTTTTGATCCAATTCAGTTAGCACAATTATTACAGATACCCGAAGACGCAACACCAATAGCCATACTGTGTTTGGGGCATGTGAGCAGCTTTTATAAAGCACCTATGCTAGTGGAAACGGGTTGGGCAAAAGAAAAGCCCTTAAGTGAAATGTTGATGGAAAATAGCTGGAAAACGAACGGTTCGCAAGGCGATAATTTGTCAGAAATGGGTTCAAAAAATGAATAA